One window from the genome of Paramisgurnus dabryanus chromosome 20, PD_genome_1.1, whole genome shotgun sequence encodes:
- the six1a gene encoding homeobox protein six1a: MSILPSFGFTQEQVACVCEVLQQGGNLERLGRFLWSLPACDHLHKNESVLKAKAVVAFHRGNFRDLYKILESHQFSAHNHPKLQQLWLKAHYVEAEKLRGRPLGAVGKYRVRRKFPLPRTIWDGEETSYCFKEKSRGVLREWYTHNPYPSPREKRELADATGLTTTQVSNWFKNRRQRDRAAEAKERENSENNGVGGINKQNQRSPLDGVKSLMSSSEDEFSPPQSPEHNPVLLLQGNMNNSGTSPYPMPGLGAQHSIHNMQGHPHQIQDSLLGSLTSSLVDLGS, translated from the exons ATGTCAATCTTGCCCTCTTTTGGCTTTACCCAAGAGCAAGTCGCATGCGTCTGCGAGGTGCTGCAGCAGGGTGGAAACCTGGAGAGGCTCGGACGTTTCCTCTGGTCTCTGCCAGCCTGCGACCACCTCCACAAGAACGAATCGGTACTTAAAGCAAAGGCTGTGGTGGCCTTCCACCGTGGAAACTTCCGTGATCTCTATAAGATCCTCGAGAGCCATCAGTTTTCCGCACACAACCATCCTAAGCTTCAGCAGCTGTGGCTTAAGGCGCACTACGTGGAGGCGGAAAAGTTGCGAGGCCGCCCGCTTGGGGCTGTAGGCAAATACCGCGTGCGCAGGAAATTCCCTTTGCCCCGTACGATCTGGGATGGTGAGGAGACCAGTTACTGCTTTAAGGAGAAGTCTCGGGGCGTGCTGCGTGAATGGTATACACATAATCCCTATCCATCTCCACGAGAGAAAAGGGAGCTGGCGGATGCAACGGGACTGACCACCACACAAGTCAGCAACTGGTTTAAAAACAGAAGGCAGAGAGACCGGGCAGCCGAGGCAAAAGAAAG AGAGAACAGTGAAAACAACGGCGTTGGAGGTATTAATAAACAAAACCAACGGTCCCCGCTCGACGGAGTAAAGTCGCTGATGTCCAGCTCGGAGGATGAGTTCTCCCCGCCCCAGAGTCCTGAGCACAACCCCGTGCTTTTACTGCAGGGGAACATGAACAATTCCGGGACTTCTCCTTACCCAATGCCCGGCCTCGGAGCACAGCATTCAATACACAATATGCAAGGACATCCGCACCAGATCCAGGATTCACTATTGGGATCTCTAACATCCAGCCTTGTGGATTTAGGATCCTAG